DNA sequence from the Schistocerca americana isolate TAMUIC-IGC-003095 chromosome 2, iqSchAmer2.1, whole genome shotgun sequence genome:
AGGAGACTCCACCTGGCCCTCCTGGACCAACTGAAGGGCCACAACCAACTGGACCACCTGGCCCACCAACTGGAGGTCCTGATCCAACAGGTCAGCCTactggaggtcctgaaccaactggTTCACCTGGCCCACCAactggaggtcctgaaccaacAGGTCCACCTACTGGGGGTCCTCAACCAACTGGACCACCAAGCACCCCTactggaggtcctgaaccaactggAGGACCCCAGCCAACTGGTGAACCTCAGCCTACAGGACCACCAGGGCCACCCTCTGGAGGACTTTGGCTTTTTTGACTTGGTGGACTCTGATGGTTGACATTATTGCATCTGTTAAACATCAAGAGAGTTCAAACTTGATATTTACAATTAACTGGATATGACTTTACTGATGGAACTGTTCTGTGAATAGctttataaaattttttgtcattaaatgaGCATCTAAAAATCTCCATAAATGTTTCCATCTTCTGTAAACTGTAACGAATAACCTATTGGGTCGAAAACTGTAACTCCTTTGCAGGATAATGAGTTTGAGATCAAAGTAAAGTTAACACAGGAGAAGTCTTATAATTCATCCAGACATTTTCTGTGTAAGTTCAGAATGTGCTTTATGTTGCGAAGTCTTCTAATTCCTCATTGAATGTGGACTTCGCCACCAAGTTATGAATCCAAAGATTCATAAGTGTGGTATTCCTTCGTACCTGTTATAGATGTCTTTTCTGGTAGAATGATAGAAAAACAAATTTGTGTGATGTCTATTGGAGTACGACGGAAGTGATATTTTAGAGACAATGAGTGGCAGCTAGCACCATTGTCGAAACAATACTGCACTGAACAGTCGTCAGAAATCTTCTAGAAGTGTACTTCTGCTTCATTTTAGCTACGTGGGTTGTGGTAGAGACACTGCCATTGTGTATCAGGTAAGTATGTTAGATAACTACTCGGGAAATGTCATCACCAGCAGTGACTCCATCACCTCTGACCTTTCGTGTGTACTTGGGAGTAGGTACTCTCTATTCTTAAATATATTTTTATGCACCTCAGTAACACATATAGTTCTTAATGAAGAACTGAAATCCTTCTGAATTAAGACCATCATGATAAGTAGCCACAGCAACAAAGAGGCAAATATATGTAAATAAGTAGTGGTATAACCCAGGATAATGTCAAAGTATCAAGCATGAGCAACTCATTTAGAAAATAATAATACCTGCACGAATACAGTTGCAAGTACATTGTACCTGTATGTGGCAGAAAAATTACTAGAAGTGCAATCCACTCACAGTACCCGCGAATTTTCCATCTTCTTTCACGGAGTGTAAATATCAAGGGGTGTAAAATACAGTTTATATTGAAAGGGGATTTGAACACTGTGGATATTCGCAGAAGTTTGGTGGCAATGTGCGGCGAGTGTGCACCGACACGAAAACGTCCCTTGCAACATGACATAGTTCGCCCCCCATATGTGTCG
Encoded proteins:
- the LOC124596042 gene encoding proline-rich protein 2-like, which encodes MRATVAALLLCLVVAACRSQETPPGPPGPTEGPQPTGPPGPPTGGPDPTGQPTGGPEPTGSPGPPTGGPEPTGPPTGGPQPTGPPSTPTGGPEPTGGPQPTGEPQPTGPPGPPSGGLWLF